One region of Miscanthus floridulus cultivar M001 chromosome 19, ASM1932011v1, whole genome shotgun sequence genomic DNA includes:
- the LOC136529613 gene encoding uncharacterized protein: protein MPPDARRAVRPHPARRTTGRQDSRTHAARPHANDGTPGQWSIMGDKRPTRPAFSDISNIIRRDDEERKKREERNRKQSEYRTQKRAEETTEQREERNRKQREYRARKKTPAILTTPDHEPCDVEPISGCTDVKMTEAVYSTLAPSRLGGKTPQESGVSAICQASIHRDQENDNPIESNDWLHRNDEYVRKQRPPLRPLQTKSSNGTVINTGASSSTASRSVSETGT from the exons ATGCCGCCGGACGCACGCCGCGCCGTGAGGCCGCACCCCGCCAGGCGCACGACGGGACGCCAGGACTCTAGGACGCACGCCGCTAGGCCGCACGCGAACGACGGGACGCCAGGGCA GTGGTCCATCATGGGGGATAAACGACCAACCCGCCCTGCTTTTAGCGACATATCAAATATCATCAGACGGG ATGATGAAGAGAGAAAAAAGAGGGAGGAAAGGAATAGAAAACAAAGTGAATACCGCACACAGAAAAGGGCCGAGGAAACCACCGAACAAAGAGAAGAGCGGAATAGAAAGCAACGTGAATACCGTGCAAGGAAAAAAACACCGGCAATACTAACGACTCCTGATCATG AACCATGTGATGTAGAACCTATATCCGGTTGCACAGATGTTAAAATGACAGAAGCAGTATATTCCACCTTGGCGCCATCTCGGTTGG GAGGAAAAACACCACAAGAAAGTGGTGTTTCGGCTATTTGCCAAGCATCAATACATCGTGACCAGGAAAATGATAATCCAATTGAGTCCAACGACTGGCTACATAGGAATGATGAGTACGTCAGGAAACAGCGACCACCATTGAGGCCTTTGCAGACCAAGAGTTCAAACGGCACCGTGATTAATACAG GTGCCAGCTCAAGCACTGCAAGCAGATCAGTTTCCGAAACTGGTACCTAA